TAATGTTTTCACCGTAAAATTCAAAGGTTCTTTGAGCATTTGCCAGTGACCATTAGAAAGTGAAGATCATACTGACTGGCTAATTTATAGGTTCCTATATTTTACGTGACCACCTCTCTGATTTGATGATGTAAAGAAAACGCACGAATAGGGAAGCGGAGGGGTGCCTGGTGCAGTGACATGATATTTTATGTACTTCATGATCCTGCTCTATACGTAGAAATCAGAGCATTCTGCCTTAGCTTAGTTGTATGCGTATAAGCTCAAATTTATGCGGCACTGGACGATGTTTAAAGAAATAATTAGGCTTAAGCCATCCCAACAGTTCTCCTTTACGCATACTTCTATTTTTTTGCTGAATCCTCGACAAAGTTGTATTCAAGTACTGAAATGACGCCTGAAATATAGTCATGTTGATAAATGTCATCTCTTCTGAAAGATGCTGTGATACACAAAATACGATATCAGTTTAGGTTCAAGACAAAATACGATCGTCGTAAAAATTCCATGCTTACTCTCAAAACGGTTTTGCGACAAAAAGTGTGTTCCGCAATAAGAGCGAAGTAACTCCAGTGATTCCTCCTACTTTCAGTGACGTATGGAGTGGTGTGGTGGCCCAAATCTTCAATGCGAATGAACTGCTTGTGGGTCACATTGACGGTGACTGCCTCCATCTGTCGTActacaaaacaagaaaaagggGGATTAGTGATCAATTTGAGAGCATAAGAAGTTTTGCGTGTGAAAACTATGACACCTTTTTCAGGCATGCTCTAGtaaagggctcagaaaattttgtGATTGATTTATCGTGCAGATGAGTAAAATAAAACGGGTTTCTAGAATATCGCCATAATAGAAATGCCCCACCCATAGCCAGGTTTAAACGCACGGCTTTCCTGCAATCAGCAGCGCAATATAAGCAATGCAAAACAGTAGTTGAGCAAACCAAAAATTGATCTAAATGCTACCAGTTCTCACGTCGCATTTCGCACTCTCCAGAATGAAGTGAAATTTATTTCTACGCGTGTAATATGTATACACCTTATGCATTACATGATTCACATGAATCATTGGAGGTATCCGCTGCGTATGCTTCCCTAGAATAAATCTTGGCTAAATGTTCGAGTTGGAATACGGCAAAGCATCTACAATTACATGCTTTATATGAGCAGTAGGTATGCAGAGCTAATAGGTACAATCGATGCTACCAATAACTAAGTAGATATAGAAATATTGTTGGCAACAATGAGCAGTAGATAGTGGTATCGAGAGTAAATTCGATAGCACTACAGATGGCATAAATTAATCTAATGAATTCATTGAAGCATATCATTTTTTCCAGGAGTACATGGCACATGATGGAGAAAGAAGATAAGAAAGGAGGGCGAGAATATTGATACTCTTGTGTTTCTACGCAACATTACTGGGTAAAGAGATAATTAGGATAATGTTCTACTGTGGCAGGATGTTTTTACACGAGGCGACTGCAAGAATTCAAGTTTATCTTGTATtataagatttaaaaaaaaataatgaatagtTCTGCTTGTTGAATGTAAGGAATCACTGGTCGTTTTTGAATACAAGTCGTTTATTGACatatgccttcattttttacTGGCAAAATATTTGTGTGGTGCGAAATTGTTCATGAATCAAGCGAGTTGGCTTTTGCCTAAAGTAAGCCATTGCAGATGTTCGGACAGTATTGACTGCCAACAACTGCAATATTATGCACATTCGATGGAAGAATTAAGAATACGACGATCTTTCTGACTGCCTATGTATAGATTACTTATATTATTTTGATCGAAGGTTTTTTCCCTCGATCAACAGCGCTAAAAAAATCATCGATGTTATTGATCTTCAACTAACTATTAAGTTTGCAACATTCGTGTCAAGTCACGATTCGCGTCATGTCATGATCCTGCCTTCTCACACAACAAACATCAGATGCCGTATATATTGTTTCTGAAAAAACAAAGAGACGCCGTATCCACGAGGCCGTGAATGAGATGGATTTGAAACCATcagtaatggcgtgaccggttgAGCAGCGATCGAGTGGAGACAACCTTTCGTCTTTCTCGTCAGGCACACCCGCGCGTCGCCGCCTGGAATAttatatgcatgcatgtagcaatatcatGGCATGAATTTTCACAAAAGAGAAAATTTTTTGTTGTGCTTATTACTTAGCGGCGATGTCTTGATGCACATGACCGATAACAAGATATCTGCGCAGCGTTTCTTGCATTGTTTTTCTCCTATCTTTCCGTTCGGCCGTCCGCTGTATGCGCGCCGAAATGTTACCAAGGACGTCGTACAACAGAATCGCCCAACTTTCCatcttgttaatttttttttgcttgggaaTATTTCTGGTAAAACAGGCCTTATAGTTGCTTCAATATTCAAACATATGCCATCATCACCTCATACGTCGATTATGCTTGCAATGAACGCAGATTCTCCTTTCACGTCCGGCGCAAACAAATCTTTACACCactgtttttttcctcttttttatgtTGCATCTGCCGCACTGTTTTCATTTACCGCTATAGCATACCATTGCCTATTAGTGATTAGTATAGCCTATAGTAGTCTCAGATTGTTTGTCATGTAAAGGTTACATTGTTATTGTTCAGCACGTTGTTCATTTTTGAGCACTTCTTACGTTGATCAGCACTGTTGCGTTATTCAGCACTTGCTAGCGTTAATTGTCTTATTGGGGCTGGCCATAGCTTGTGCATAGCCAGATCTGGTTGACGTTCCCTATAATGGCGTCGTTATTGACTGTAATCTCAGTGAAATGGTGAATCCACTTGCAGTGACAGTGTTCTATTTTTTATAACTATTGTAGCTCTGTCGCACAGGTATGCACAAACGAATGCTAATTATTGCACTTCAATGTTTGTGTTGGCGCTACGTGTAGCTTTAACTGACACCGCACGCTTCAGAGTGTCGGTGACTTGTCCGGAAAGCTGATGTAAGGTTCGTAGCTGCGCCATATGCATAAAGACATGCGCTAGCATTGTAGCAGTTGGCTGCAAAACAAACAATAAACCTCAACCTGTTCTTCGCTGCTTTATTTGCATAACACGTTCCGCCATAGCTCATGGGAGCTGTCAATATATATTCCTTTATATATTTTTCCTCCAACAAGGAATATGTATACTGCAAATAAATCTCTAATTATTAAAGAACAGTTTAGTATTACCATCACAAAGCCAGTGCATTATTTTCAACTGAAAACATTAAATAATCAACTTATTGGCAATGCGAAGCTTCCCTCGCAGTCACATGCTTAGTTGTTTCAGAACTGTGCACTgccaaagaaaaacaacaaaattgGCCAACTCACGTTGTTCCTCGTACCCCAGTACTTTGCCAGCGTATACATAGCAATCTTGAAGTCGTAACCCAGACAAAAGGAACAGATAGGCATAGTCGTTTAGGTTTGTCTGTTTAATGATATAGCGCCTTCgcagaagccaactttcttgtTCGCTGCTGTAGCTCAACTacgaataaagagaaaaaaaaagaatgtttgctATGCGCCTATCTTAGGCTGTGACGATGCAGAAGACAGCACCAGTGCTAACCTTCTTGGCACCATCTATTAGGGAACCAACCTAAtgataaaaatatttttattgaacGCTTCTGACGATTAAGGCCTTATGTGCAAAGTTCGTAGCAAACAATCAGAAAAAAATTGTAAACAAAAACACGAGCGGTGAGAATGCAATCACCGCTGCTTGAAGATCACAAGTTTGCTGTATGAGTCGTTTACATATTGCGACTTTTTATTCACATTTCTACATTAGTTTATTACactgtgtgtgtatttttgttgtttttgtttttctcagcCCAACCGTCCGCAGTGAGTTTAAAAGCTTTAATACCACTAACTTTGTTATAGCGGTGTGGTTTTTGTTAGCTGTGGTGTTCTTTTTCCGCCACTGCCGCTGCCGAAAGTATGTAGCGGGTTGAGTACTTAGTAAAGCGGATTGCCACTTTTATTCTCATGCCCTAGATAAACTGTGTATTGGCGGAATTAAAACCACTGTTATTCTTAATATTATAATATATATTTATTACAATGCTATtgttatatatatttattatattaGTATTGATAATATTACAATCTTTGAGTATAGGCGTTTTCCCACGCCTTAAAAATACCCGGGGAATGTATGGAGATTATACAGAGTAGCATGTCTGTTTGAACACCCTTATTGCAACGGTCGAACACGCTTTGTGTGCAAGAGTAATGCCTCCCCATCATGATTCGCCACAAGGATAATTAGAACGCAGTgccaaaaataataaatatttattacAAGAATGGTCGCAAACACCTGGTTACGTCATCTCATAGCCACCATGCTCTGTCGAGCCTTGCCACATCTACGTGGCCGCACATACTGCCAAAGGCGGTAGGCATACGGAGCCCTGCAATAACTTTGTGCATAGCCCCGTGGCCAGATATACCCAGCTTTTATTACAGTAGTCATTGATAATTTCGGCTGAATTTAGCCGTCGATGTAGGAGTCACTGTCATTCATCgtatatacgtatctatatacaaGAGAACGCGAGAAAAAGTTACAAAGAATACGGCATCCGGAATCAAACGTCTAGCCTTCAACTTGCGAGTGCGAGGCGTAGGCCACTGAGCCATGAAGGAGCACAATTTTGAACGTGGGaatggcaagctaatgatatctacCGCCTACCGCTAGCGATTTTCATATTGGAGGAACTAACACGTttccagcattaccagcgagatggtgcACTGAGCGCACGTCGCCAGACCATCAGGAAACGGCGGCGCGCACTCTCaactcccacgcgtactttgccctgtgaataggggggggggggggattgaacGCTCAGGCGAGTGCGAGACTCTGCACTCGCAGCTGAGTCTCGGTTTGtgaaaaaggcgcgcttttcagtTTTCAGGCAGAGTGAAGTTACAAATGATGCGCTTATTCGCGTTTATAcgtgcctgtgagtacgttttgtgcgtaatTCGTGCGTGAAAAACGCAGGAGAAGATTGCGATCTGCTTGGCATTCTTCGCGCGACCTTCCAATTggtgctattgcgttcattgcttggcctacgcggcaaaactgtgacttttttttctgtctgtcacAGGCTTTGcggtctgacaaaaaaaaaactattacttACCTCATAACTTCCGCAGTATTCCCATTGGATTTCATGGATTATTCCTACTATATATCGCTCTGCTATGACACCGATTGTACATGAATTACACAAATTGGACATGAGAAATAAATGAATTTTCATGGACGTGTACAAGTGCATATATGGTTATTCCATGCCGATTGTCTTAgctattttggcgaccatctcaaatgtactTGAAAAGCATTGTGCTTATTcactgtattgaaagcagtgaaacggtagaatatttcagatagaaaaaaatttttggtgACGTGGCTGCCTTCCGGATTTTTCATTAGTTGTTGTTTGCGGAAAAAGCTAATATTAAGTACCCTTCTTTCTTTATGTACTTATTTTGATTTGAtatacatgttaagtaaaggctCTTGTGGAAAGTGTTCAAAGCTCAGTTATATCTGTGCAATATTTCTGGCACAAACGTCTTCAAGAATGTAAGACTAAAAAGAGGTTTTGATTGTATTtgattgtattttttttatttcaatactgcaatttgtatgaatatctgaatAGAGATTACTTACTTTACAGAAGGTATATTTCGAAGAGAAAGTGTTTTTCTAGCTTTAAAGCTCCAAATTCACGGGAAAAATTCACGAACTTCACAAAATGTGGTCCAAGTAAAATTCACCTTTACgcttaaaacaaaaataaatacagtttttttattagcaagttttatttttttttcctttgagaaATAAAAGAGCTGTTGCACTTTTGCATTGACGGAAATGGGAATTTCAAGCTCGCAGCTatcgtatgaccaaatgggaagagAGGCGCAGATTATCCGCGGACAATATTTATTTTTAAGCGACACATATATGAGCCCTTATACGCCAAGACGATGCTTtatcattgttttattttttacctGTTGTTCCCCGAAAGGTGCACAGAGCACTAGAGCTGCTGAGTGCTTGTACATTACTGTTAAACTGTCCAATCAGCGAGACGGTTCCTTTTTTTACACAATATCTTGTAAATAGATGGAGAAGTGTGTGTAAACCATTATTATTACGGCAGTATTAGTGAAAGCATTCCACGCATATAAACCTCGAACTAAATGTAAGCATTTGATAAGCAGCTGCCACGCTGTACGCCACTTGTACTAGCAGCAGCGCTGAAGCGCACACGAACTCCTTTATGACGCAATTTCACACACTGCGTTAAAGCACTCTTACTAAACTGTTATCACTACTGTTGGCACGGAAAGAAAAGGAACACACTCTATGAACACGCATTTCTTCATATTGGAACCGAACAATTGTCATGGACGTCCATCATGCTACTACACCCTTGGACTTTATGAAGTAACTTTTATGTGACCTCTTTCTCTCAACTCATAGACAGCGAGAATCCATTGACGCACCTCAACCACTCTCTTCCCGTGGTCGAATCGTGTGTCGGGGAGTCTAATGTCGATGATGACATTCACTCCGAAGCCAAGAGAGCCACGCACCATCATCTCAACCGGatcaacacttcgaagttttgccTCGTTCTGAAAGTCGAGGTTCATTGCCTTCATCCATTTCACCAGCTGCAGCGTCTGTAATAAAATTGCTACATGTCGTAAAATGTAAAACGCTATCGCAATTCCAAATATGGCACAATATTATAATGCGACACAAGGAGAAATGCAATTGAATGAGTTGAAGAAAAAAGTTAGCGGAGCTTCGCACTTGTAGTACGAAGCCTCAAGAAAGTGTCGGGTTCCTGACtagtcttctttgtttcttttcaagTTTATTTTTCCTCTCCTGATGTCTTTTTTCGTAACTTCTCTACTATCTCTGTCTCCTTTCGCACTCCATGGAACCTTCTTATACCAATACGATTTCATTCGGAAGCCAATTCTCGTCCAGTGTCTTTACCCTCCatggtgatgtttttttttttcactgtcaaCCTCATGCGCCGTTTACCCGATGAGGGCAGAAAACCATTGCGGTAGGAAGCTAAACTGAGAATTCCGTACGGCATTCTACAACCATGACACGCCTGGTATGTGAATAGCTTTGCTAAAGACCAAATGCAGCAATAGTGTTGGTTAAACGTGAATTATGGTTACAGTGCGAGCTATGTGTTTTAGTAAACACTACGTTTATACTCAGACGACACAGGCGTCACAAGATATGTCATGAAGTTAGGTACTGTCCACTGAAGCTAGTGTGCGCTGTTCAGGCCTTCCATGCTCGCAATCACAAGCAACCTATCATAGCCTAAAAGAATGCGTTGCTGGACTAGTCGGCTCATAACCTTAAAGCTTGGCAGCGCAAAACTGTCGAGGACAGGAAGGAACGCAAAACAAAGAAgagagcaataaaattttctatgCGCAAAAAGAGCGTGCAACCCTACGTAACATGCGCCGTGGGCGTTCTGTACAAAAACCCGCTCATTTGCGGAAAAGCTTATACCGGGCAGACCACTTGTTGAGTCAAAAATTGAGCACCGGAACGCGAGTAATATGTTGAAAATATTTTAACGTTTCATGTGCCTAGGAAATATAAGAACTATGCCAGTGAACCAGTGCTGTCTAGCAGTCAAACTGTAGGCAATAAGTGTAATGCGCTGGCTAGACATATAAGTGAGCCTTatcaaatgaaataaaaaaaagaaggcgatTGTTTTAATGACACCTATGTTGTGCTGCGCAGTAAGGAAAAGCTGTTCTTGAGAAACTTTGTTGTGATCCCGAATTTCTGTTGCTCTGCCGATTCCGATTAGCGTTGTAGATTTCGATGTGCGTTGCGCCTTCTTGCACTACTTGGCTGCGTATATATTTAGGGAAACTTCCTAATAATGCTTAGTGGCGAATAGCGCTCTGCCCtttatttctttgttcttttCTCTCATCGTCGATTTTGCACTGCTAAGCTTTATTCATACAAATCCGCTAACCGGTTCTGATGCAGGTAACACCTATGTTGCTTTTGGCACCGTAATGCAACGGCATCAAATTGAGTATATAAAACATATGCCACTGTTCAACTGATGTCTATGGtacacattttgcacagtcaaaCACAATAGTTTACAGAGCGTGCGAGCGCCTGCCAAACCGCTTGTCTGCGCCACCTAGCAGTGTGTAATCTACTGTTGAATACAGCGCCACTCTGATAAAAAGAATTTTCGTTATTCATAGAACTCTCAGTTTTTGTATAGTCACACAGAACATCATTAGTTCGTTCGTTTCGCGCAAAGCGCTTATCCGCAGTAACAATTGCACAGGTATACCAGAGTAAAAGCTACGGAGGAGTGCTTCTAATACAGTGGCGTCGACTTTATATCTCTTGTTGAAGATGGTGGCTGATAACTTCTGCTGATGAAATGCTTTGTAGACAGGAGTTTGCAGCGGTGACTGCCGAAAAGCTCTacgcattagaaaaaaaacaacttggtCCGCGTTGGGAAAATTTCACGGGCTCTGATTAAGGGATGGATGCACCTTGGGCGCAGCGGGGCTCTCAATCGCTGCTTCCAAAAGAGAACTGTCGAGAGTAGGCTTTTAGCCACTCTCTGGCGTGGTCTGCAAATTTTTGTCGTTGGCTCGTCATATATTCCTTATTGTCATTTAGTAACATTTCGCTCAATTATATTACAACATACACACATTCCATCGTCATGCTTCGAATTAAAATTCCTGCTCATGGTTCGTGGGATTGCcgcttttttgtgtgttcattGTGTAAGCACAAACTCGCTCTAAGTGTCtagctgcttgctgttcttcaaatggcatttcattttgttgctcTCGCATCATTTACGTCGTCCTTGTGGCGAGATTGCTCTTTATCttcatgtttagaaaaagtttgtcACATGCAACCGCACAAGTTTTGGCCTGTACACCTAACTGACGGCATGTCATTATGTGTGCACCTTACATGATTTCCTTTAGTTTGAAAATCAGAAACAGGGTCTGTTTTGTATAAGCGATGCCAGTGACGCCAAGCGTTGTAAATGTATGTGCATCATTTACTTTACACGACCGATTTGGTCGAAAGGTATTCACCGAAGCGGGCAATATCATTAAAAATCAGAAATATACACCATGTTGCACATTCTAGAATGCGGGCTTCTCTAATTGAGCGATTCCAATACAAATAAACTGAGATGTTTTATTACCTCTGTTTGGTGTGACGAGGCGAAGGCCACGCTGGATTTGTACATTGCAGCAGCTTTCTGAAATGCAGTTTATGTAATGATGGTTCTGTAAACTTGAGCTTTAAATATGTCTCCATCCTTATAGTTTCTTGAAtctgtaaagcaaaaaaaaacatcacttgGCATGTGCAACACACTAACGGATCCAAACGCAACCTGTTTTTTTAGAATAAAACATACGTGCAATAGCTAAAACTAAACACGCTGTGTCGATTGCCACAACAACACAGTATAAAGATAAAGTTCGCTGTTATCGACACGTTCGATTGGCTATTACATCGAGACCATCCAAAAAGTAGATGGGCGAAACGAAAACGCGTTTGGTACCGAGCCCAGAATTCACATATCTATATCTGTGTGTACTGTACACACATAATTTCTATTTATTTATAAGGCACATGCACTGCTTCGAGCGCAATCTTTGGTTAGTTTTGCGCGAAGACGTTAGAGAGTTTTAGCAGAGCGGGCCAGCGGCCAGCGGAACGGAGCGGACCAGCGGaaacgccactgcgcatgcgccagtaCGCTGAGGCGGCGAGCGGCTTTACGGCGCTGCGCGCTCGCCCGCTCGTTTCGTCATCCCAGCGCAGCGCGCAGCGGCGGCCGGGCGAGCGAGCGTAGTTATTCAAAATGGCTGCCTCCAACGGTCACGGTGTCGCGTCGCCGGCCGTGGTCGCGTCGAACGCTTCTGAAACAGGAATGCAACCAGCTAAAAAGCCCCGGAGGTGCTTCAGTGCTCACGACTACCCCTGTCTTCTTCGGGAGGTGGCCGCGGCGAAGCCGTTTGGCGATGACATCAAGTGGGTGCATGTTCTCGCTGCGGTGCATCGGGCGGTGGGCCGGGAGCTCACCCTAAGAGGAATAAAAGATCGTGTAGACATTTTGCTGGGATACTGGAAGCTGCAGCACTCCAAGAACCTTAAAAAGTGAGTATATTTGTTCATTCTGCACGTAATGCTTTCAGGCCAACCCCCAGCGACAGTCTTATGTTCCGCTTTCTCGTCTCCTTTTTCATGGCGCTGTTTTATCGCTGTTAGCTGGCGCGCATGTTTATCTGACGATCGTCCCTTTGCCTATTCAGGTCGGGCACAGAGGAGCAGTACTCTGAAAAGGAGGAGATCCTGCAGGACTTGTGGGATTTTTGCGAAAGTGTGAAGTACGAGCCCAGGATTGCTCCCAGAGGTGCCGCCTGCGCGGCGCGAAGGCGGAGGTTTGGGAGCGGAGCCCCCGGTAAACACGGACGAGCTGCCGGGGGTGACGCTCTCAGACGACGGCACAGGCGACGGCGCGCTCGGTTAGTTGATGACGCCTACTGTTGTGCTGTCTTCTCTTTTCTCTTATTAATTGAAAGCAGGTTCTGCTGCCTAGCTGTTGCAGAGCGTATACCTGCCATCTGCCGCCAGCCCTGGTGCTGAACCGGGGCAAGAGAACGAGCAGCAAGAACAGCGCGCCTCACCAGAACCAACACAGCAGCAGCGGCCTCCCTcaactgagctacagcggcgCCAACCTGCAAGTGTGCAGCACGCCCTCCCAGGCACGAGTAAAGGTAAGTGTGGAGAAAGGTTTATGCACTACTTCTACACAGCAGAACGATATGCAGGAGAGCATCATAAGAAGACGCCAGTGAATGCATCTTAAAAGGGTTAACAGTGCATGTAGACGAGGACACTCAAGCAAGAAAAGGCAACAGAAAGCGGTGAACTGCAACTGATATTTTATTCAGACTCTAAAACATCCGCTGTGAAGACCAAGAGAACCTTCTCGTGTATGCTTATCGTTTGCACTGGAAACCACTGCGCACTCTGCATAGCGGAGCAAAAGCACACTTTTTACTGTACGAAGCTAAGTAGTCGCAAACATCAGTCTTATGTTCTCGAAGAAAAGAAGCAGACTATCTGGAGCAACGAGGGTGGAAAGCATGTTTCAAGATGCTACACTAACTAGCCCACCAAACCACCCCTGAGAAAGTAAATGCAGTAATCAGTCACAATTTAAGTATTTCTGTCCTTTAGTGTAGACAAGTCGGCCTTCAGTGTGCTCACTGTTATACAAACTGTGGTGCTGTTTTGTGACTGTTTCTAATTTTTTCTGAATCACATGCATTCAGTTCCCTTACATGTGCACTGAAAAAATCTCCACAGCAAGAAGGGCAATGAACAAGGCAAATGTTAAGTAGGCACACATTTCGCCAAAACCACCAGCTCCCTGTAGAAGTGCAGCTTGCTGAGCCAGTTGTTACATGTCAAGGGAACGGAACCCAGCGAAAAGGACGCAAAACACGAGGAGAGACGAGAGCCAGCGTTGTGTTGTCTCGTCTTTCCTCGTGTTTTGCGTCCTTTTCGCTGGTTTCCGTTCCGTCACCACCTCCCTAATGCATCTTTCAGACATAAAACTTCAAGAGATTTCACAGCAGGCTTTGACAGAATTCACAGCAAGCATCTAAAACTTAGGCAATTAAACACTCAACTGCAGCACAGTTACGGGTTTTACAACGGCTATGTGTTACTGCTGATTATGGAGATCGTGTTCCTTGCGTGTTGTTACACAATTACGCAACAACGTCCGCTACAGTGCATAAACTCGCATTAACTGAATGCCGAATTTtttttgccttcacaggaataaGAGGCTTGCAAAGTCTCGGGCTGCAGCTGctagcccaaagagaaaaaaacgaactAGATTTGCGCTCTAGGGAGCTAGAAAtcgaaaaaatgaaagttcgccACGAGGAGCGTCGTCTGGCACTGGACGAGCGGAGATTGGCCCTGGACGAAGGGAAGCACCGCTTCGAAGTTG
The sequence above is drawn from the Rhipicephalus microplus isolate Deutch F79 chromosome 3, USDA_Rmic, whole genome shotgun sequence genome and encodes:
- the LOC142802935 gene encoding uncharacterized protein LOC142802935: MYKSSVAFASSHQTETLQLVKWMKAMNLDFQNEAKLRSVDPVEMMVRGSLGFGVNVIIDIRLPDTRFDHGKRVVELSYSSEQESWLLRRRYIIKQTNLNDYAYLFLLSGLRLQDCYVYAGKVLGYEEQLRQMEAVTVNVTHKQFIRIEDLGHHTTPYVTESRRNHWSYFALIAEHTFCRKTVLRMLS